One genomic region from bacterium encodes:
- a CDS encoding DUF547 domain-containing protein: MYKKIGDYAIVGNLHSIALIGADGSIDWLCLPHLDSPSVFGALLDDRKGGRFSISPMEEWDSSRRYEPDTNVLTTVFRTRTGTAKITDFMPVPLEAEEDPEDGEHLLYRRIEGLGKTVDIRMVFEPRFDYARAETTLKRTAQGVSASGGGRRIELSSTRPLTVHENRAEGRWSLAGGDTVWLLLRYGTTPDPGVDERKAGDALRETEEYWRAWLKKSETGRSYDLGPYENMVKRSALALKLLFHDPTGAIAAAATTSLPEEIGGVRNWDYRFTWIRDASFTLEALFHLGHLSEMEGYLRWIESVISRHGAEKLQIMYGLRGEEDLAEEELSHLDGYKGSKPVRVGNGAAKQKQLDIYGELMDAAQRLSDYVGKISPELWSSLRRICDHVVAHWREKDFGIWEIRGGPHHFVYSKVMCWVALDRGITIARRYGFPGELETWDDTRKEIKEEVLRRGWNEEKRAFVQHYETDALDSSNLLIPLVGFLPFDDPRVVSTAESIRRELSHDGFLYRYTGEDGLPGREGTFLLCTFWMISHMIAQGMVEEAEKLLLRVEGVANHVGLFAEEYDFEWNEPLGNFPQAFTHIGYITGVIALCRAKGKSVEVDRRVPPHVLLSDRIVLNAGVPAGETDPKEIVPALKNVMNVLRGAFFDTRQGRVAYEEMSRSKAYGEYVRLSRSLQKMDLTLLKSREEKLAFWINLYNVIVIHGVIEMGIRDSVKEVRNFFRRLRYRIGDMDFSPDDMEHGVLRGNRRPPNSFFTLFRGRDRRLDFTMETVDPRIHFTLVCASSSCPPIDMYRAENLDDALDIAGRTFLNSGGVKIDREKKGVSLSRIFKWYAADFGATTAERLKFIAPFLYDEKDREFLEENPDGMNLDIAYQGYDWRLNRT; encoded by the coding sequence GAAGATCACCGATTTCATGCCCGTCCCCCTGGAGGCCGAGGAGGATCCGGAAGACGGGGAGCACCTGCTGTACCGGCGCATCGAGGGGCTGGGAAAGACGGTGGATATCCGCATGGTCTTCGAACCCCGGTTCGATTACGCCCGGGCGGAAACGACGTTGAAACGGACCGCGCAGGGCGTTTCCGCTTCGGGAGGAGGCCGGAGGATCGAACTTTCCTCCACCCGCCCGCTGACCGTCCACGAGAACCGGGCCGAGGGCAGGTGGAGTCTGGCCGGAGGGGATACCGTTTGGCTCCTTCTGCGATACGGCACGACCCCGGACCCGGGCGTGGACGAGCGGAAGGCGGGAGACGCCTTGCGGGAAACGGAGGAGTACTGGAGGGCCTGGCTGAAAAAGAGCGAGACGGGCCGATCCTACGATCTGGGACCTTACGAGAACATGGTCAAGCGGTCCGCGCTTGCCCTGAAGCTGCTCTTTCATGATCCGACCGGCGCCATCGCCGCCGCCGCGACCACGTCCCTGCCCGAGGAGATCGGGGGGGTGAGGAATTGGGATTACCGGTTTACCTGGATCCGCGATGCCTCCTTCACCCTCGAGGCCCTGTTCCACCTTGGGCACCTGTCCGAGATGGAAGGGTACTTGCGATGGATCGAATCGGTCATCTCCCGGCATGGCGCGGAGAAGCTCCAGATCATGTACGGACTCCGGGGAGAGGAGGACCTGGCCGAGGAGGAACTGTCGCATCTCGACGGATACAAGGGGTCGAAACCGGTGCGCGTCGGGAACGGCGCGGCGAAACAGAAACAGCTCGACATCTACGGCGAACTCATGGATGCGGCCCAGCGGTTATCGGATTACGTGGGAAAGATAAGCCCCGAACTATGGTCCTCCCTCCGGAGGATTTGCGATCATGTCGTCGCGCATTGGAGGGAAAAGGATTTCGGGATCTGGGAAATCCGGGGAGGCCCGCATCACTTCGTCTACTCCAAGGTGATGTGCTGGGTGGCGCTCGACCGGGGGATAACGATCGCCCGCCGGTACGGTTTCCCGGGGGAACTGGAAACATGGGACGACACGCGGAAGGAGATCAAGGAGGAAGTCCTGCGAAGAGGATGGAACGAGGAAAAGCGGGCCTTCGTCCAACATTACGAAACCGACGCCCTGGATTCCAGCAACCTGCTGATCCCGCTCGTCGGATTCCTGCCTTTCGACGATCCGCGGGTCGTTTCCACCGCCGAGTCGATTCGGCGGGAGTTGAGCCATGACGGATTTCTTTACCGCTACACCGGGGAAGACGGATTGCCCGGGAGGGAAGGGACGTTTCTCCTCTGCACATTCTGGATGATCTCCCACATGATCGCACAGGGAATGGTGGAAGAAGCGGAAAAGCTTCTTCTCCGCGTCGAAGGCGTGGCCAACCACGTCGGCCTTTTCGCGGAAGAGTACGATTTCGAATGGAACGAGCCTCTGGGAAACTTCCCGCAAGCCTTTACCCACATAGGCTATATCACCGGTGTGATCGCTCTCTGTCGTGCCAAGGGGAAATCGGTGGAGGTCGACAGGAGGGTGCCCCCCCACGTCCTCCTCTCCGACAGGATCGTCCTGAACGCCGGCGTGCCTGCCGGGGAAACGGATCCGAAGGAGATCGTCCCCGCCCTGAAGAACGTCATGAATGTTCTCAGGGGGGCATTTTTCGACACCCGGCAGGGCCGCGTGGCATACGAGGAGATGAGCAGGTCGAAGGCGTACGGAGAGTACGTCCGACTGAGCCGTTCCTTGCAGAAGATGGATCTCACCCTGCTGAAGAGCAGGGAGGAGAAGCTGGCCTTCTGGATAAACCTCTACAACGTGATCGTGATCCACGGGGTCATCGAGATGGGGATCAGGGATTCGGTGAAGGAGGTCCGGAACTTTTTCCGGCGCCTCCGATACCGGATCGGCGACATGGATTTCAGCCCCGACGACATGGAACACGGCGTATTGCGAGGGAACCGGCGCCCCCCCAACTCCTTTTTCACGTTGTTTCGAGGAAGGGACAGGAGGCTGGATTTCACGATGGAGACCGTCGATCCGAGGATCCATTTTACGCTCGTATGCGCCTCGTCCTCCTGTCCCCCGATCGACATGTACCGGGCGGAGAACCTGGACGATGCGCTCGACATCGCGGGTCGAACCTTCCTGAACTCGGGCGGCGTAAAGATCGACAGGGAGAAGAAGGGCGTATCCCTTTCGAGGATCTTCAAATGGTACGCGGCGGACTTCGGGGCTACCACGGCGGAGAGACTGAAATTCATCGCGCCCTTTCTGTACGATGAAAAGGATCGGGAATTCCTTGAAGAGAACCCGGACGGCATGAATCTCGATATCGCCTACCAGGGGTACGACTGGAGACTGAACAGAACCTAG